A region from the Fusarium musae strain F31 chromosome 1, whole genome shotgun sequence genome encodes:
- a CDS encoding hypothetical protein (EggNog:ENOG41), whose translation MNIHLVAIPLVSLLLLKGVLTLFRHLHSDLRSVQGPRAARWTLGWYTWKVSQGSFEHVNRDLHKKYGSVVRYAPNRYSFSDLKAVKVIYGLGTSFPKSPWYIPWGNPGDNNLFNERSLAKHAHDRKQYQSTYSMSSLVNYEAFVDECAKLLKNRLSKLYAAGQAVDMHHWFQCYAFDVIGMITYGKRLGFLDKGEDVGNVINALGEILGYSTIVGIVFPTLHNIIVPVMNFFAGSKGQGGAYITAFPRRGSVKRSQIPKLWSWMTATPRRSRF comes from the exons ATGAACATTCACCTCGTTGCGATCCCATTAGTGTCGCTGCTCCTCCTCAAAGGAGTCTTGACCCTCTTTCGGCATTTGCACTCGGATCTGAGATCCGTGCAAGGCCCTCGTGCCGCTCGATGGACACTTGGCTGGTATACTTGGAAAGTCTCGCAAGGTTCTTTTGAGCATGTCAACCGTGATCTCCACAAGAAATACG GCTCTGTCGTTCGCTATGCGCCCAACCGCTACAGCTTCAGCGACCTCAAGGCAGTCAAAGTAATCTACGGTCTGGGTACCTCGTTCCCAAAGTCTCCATGGTACATACCCTGGGGCAACCCCGGGGATAACAATCTGTTCAACGAGCGATCGTTGGCCAAGCATGCGCACGATCGAAAACAATATCAGTCCACGTACTCCATGTCTTCCCTGGTCAACTACGAAGCCTTTGTTGACGAGTGTGCCAAGCTGCTAAAGAATCGCCTCTCGAAACTATATGCAGCAGGTCAGGCGGTCGACATGCATCATTGGTTTCAATGCTATGCTTTTGATGTTATTGGTATGATCACTTATGGAAAGCGTCTGGGCTTCCTCGACAAGGGAGAGGATGTAGGAAATGTGATCAATGCCTTGGGGGAAATACTCGGCTACTCCACAATCGTTGGCATCGTCTTCCCTACCCTCCACAATATCATTGTTCCAGTCATGAACTTCTTTGCAGGGAGTAAGGGACAAGGCGGAGCTTATATCACAGCTTTCCCAAGGCGAGGATCAGTGAAGCGAAGTCAAATCCCAAAGCTGTGGTCCTGGATGACAGCGACACCTCGACGCAGTCGTTTCTAA
- the AGL2_1 gene encoding Alpha-glucosidase 2 (CAZy:GH36), with product MTLLQTTTPTPKADPIVVDGTSFALNGKNVSYRFHVDPATGDLLLDHFGDRVTENPIAQIMSNGGGWSTQAHLRREFPDLGRGDFRAPAIHIKHAKGFTVCNFKYKSHTVVKGKPAIEKLPSTFGSDDDVSTLTIHLYDEYSSVGADLSYSIFPNFDAIVRNVKIINKSDDVITVEKLSSFSVDFPHENYEMLQLQGEWTRECNRTRRKVEYGLQGFGSTTGYSSHYHNPFLSMVSPTTTESHGEAWGFSLVYTGSFSVEVEKSHQGLTRALVGMNPCQLSWPLRPGESLQSPECVSVFSNLGIGEMSRKFHRLYRQNLIRSKFVSEERPVLLNSWEGLYFDFDDKTIYKLAQESAKLGAKLFVLDDGWFGDKHPRVNDHAGLGDWVANPKRFPSGLDSLAKDITKLQVKDSDEKLRFGLWFEPEMVNQKSELYEQHPEWVLSAGNYARSETRQQLVLNAALPEVQDFIISSVSKILETVPVSYVKWDNNRAMHESPTPDNHHAYMLGIYHVFDVLTARFPDVLWEGCASGGGRFDPGILQYFPQVWTSDNMDAFDRIHIQFGTSLVYPPSTMGAHVCSAPNDVTGRSIPMRFRAHVAMMGGSFGFELNPDHTPEEDKAQIPELIKLAEKINPVIINGDMWRLVLPEDSNFPAAIFVSEDGSQAVLFAFQIRATTVLNYPLLRLAGLDAAARYKLDGVETYSGATLMNGGIQFRFGTDYDSKVVLLERV from the exons ATGACTCTTCTAcagacaacaacaccaaccccCAAAGCCGACC CAATCGTCGTGGACGGCACCTCATTTGCGCTCAACGGCAAAAATGTCTCCTACCGCTTTCACGTCGATCCAGCGACTGGTGATCTTCTGCTCGATCACTTCGGCGATCGCGTAACAGAAAATCCTATTGCTCAGATAATGTCCAATGGCGGAGGCTGGTCaactcaagctcatctcCGCCGTGAGTTTCCAGACCTGGGTCGTGGAGATTTCCGCGCTCCTGCTATACACATCAAGCACGCCAAGGGCTTTACAGTTTGCAACTTCAAGTACAAATCTCATACAGTCGTCAAGGGTAAACCTGCGATCGAAAAGCTGCCTAGTACATTTGGCTCAGACGATGATGTTTCAACTCTCACTATACATCTTTACGATGAGTATAGCTCTGTTGGTGCAGACTTGTCATACTCTATCTTCCCCAATTTTGATGCGATCGTGCGAAACGtcaaaatcatcaacaagagCGATGATGTCATtactgttgagaagctgtcAAGCTTCAGCGTCGACTTCCCTCATGAGAACTACGAGATGCTGCAGTTGCAGGGCGAGTGGACCAGAGAATGCAATAGAACTCGCCGAAAGGTCGAGTATGGACTGCAAGG CTTCGGAAGTACTACTGGCTACTCGTCTCACTACCATAACCCATTCTTGTCAATGGTCTCCCCAACAACAACCGAGTCCCACGGCGAAGCTTGGGGTTTCTCCCTCGTCTACACCGGATCCTTCAGCGTCGAAGTTGAGAAGAGTCATCAAGGTCTCACTCGCGCACTCGTCGGAATGAACCCATGCCAACTCTCTTGGCCGTTGAGGCCAGGGGAGTCACTGCAATCGCCAGAATGCGTTTCCGTCTTTTCCAATCTTGGTATTGGCGAGATGTCACGAAAGTTCCACCGCCTGTATCGTCAAAACCTCATCAGAAGCAAGTTTGTTTCTGAAGAGAGGCCCGTTTTGCTGAATAGTTGGGAAGGGCTGTACTTTGACTTCGACGACAAGACTATCTACAAGCTAGCACAAGAGTCAGCCAAGTTGGGTGCCAAGCTCTTTGTGCTTGACGATGGATGGTTCGGTGACAAGCATCCTCGTGTCAACGACCATGCTGGACTGGGTGATTGGGTTGCAAACCCCAAGAGATTTCCCAGTGGCCTGGACTCTCTTGCCAAGGACATCACCAAGTTGCAAGTCAAGGATTCGGACGAGAAGCTGCGGTTCGGATTGTGGTTTGAGCCGGAGATGGTCAACCAGAAGTCCGAGCTCTATGAGCAGCATCCTGAGTGGGTTCTGAGCGCTGGAAACTACGCTCGCAGTGAAACTCGCCAACAACTGGTCCTGAACGCTGCGCTCCCAGAAGTGCAGGACTTTATCATCAGCTCTGtatccaagatcttggaaaCTGTTCCAGTCAGCTATGTCAAGTGGGATAACAACCGAGCGATGCACGAAAGCCCCACGCCAGACAATCATCACGCGTACATGCTCGGTATCTACCATGTCTTCGACGTGCTCACTGCTCGATTTCCCGATGTCCTTTGGGAAGGCTGTGCATCTGGTGGAGGTCGCTTTGATCCTGGCATCTTGCAATACTTCCCGCAAGTTTGGACTTCAGACAACATGGACGCCTTCGACCGCATCCATATCCAGTTCGGCACATCTTTAGTCTACCCACCCTCGACAATGGGCGCACATGTTTGCTCTGCGCCAAATGATGTGACTGGACGCTCGATCCCAATGCGCTTCAGAGCCCACGTCGCGATGATGGGTGGCTCATTCGGTTTCGAGTTAAACCCTGATCATACGCCTGAGGAAGACAAGGCACAGATCCCagagctcatcaagctcgcAGAGAAGATCAATCCCGTCATTATCAATGGAGATATGTGGCGATTAGTGTTGCCTGAGGACTCCAACTTCCCTGCTGCGATCTTTGTATCAGAGGACGGAAGTCAGGCGGTTTTGTTTGCCTTTCAAATCAGAGCAACTACCGTTCTCAACTATCCTCTGCTTCGACTGGCTGGACTTGACGCAGCGGCGAGATATAAGCTTGACGGCGTGGAGACGTACTCGGGCGCGACATTGATGAATGGAGGAATTCAGTTTCGATTTGGTACAGATTATGATAGTAAGGTTGTTCTACTAGAGAGGGTATAA
- a CDS encoding hypothetical protein (EggNog:ENOG41), which translates to MSTIPVKRGQVCDNCRFRKVKCDRGLPCKNCHIGDLRCQYRHSIRRKGPKQGQGRRQTQLRQGLGIDEYQFQILTSEAPPGSISNANSRQDPSIDQPDARSFSSPPTNIDSAPQPEPEPESDSTTPPNDATINTGDLCKRMSLSLVAHIRLCQRFLYPIMPVVDDDVLADAARLDDIPPSRYALILAICAATRMQLRLDKRIDNCENDLNTQIPAEPRLTGDMLVNLAETSLRQYSVIDDTTLDSVLVSFFLFASYGNLNDPRHAWFYLNQSITLAQSLDLTKESGYYGLPAEQREKRRRVFWLLFVTERTFALQHRRSVMLRSTVNKPQIVDSNCPVVMHDFINHIRLFESLPYSLYEWQPEGDDQRFDDLKLVNTINEKLCSVQPDLSIIESQRFDTLITQQWLRISMWRIAFGQNPSSASGFGLLLPPSLPMDAGKIIMSALGSVGTKSKDCHGIGMEQKLFDVGVSLADTAQLPGWTYSALENGPRDLLSVVIHALSAVRGAQSHLLPNLLKHSETLFALADPSAHLDLQWDMQDAGNDDRPAIVEELSPEDEQPVDPLGWVPDGNLDMLDLSTPVVTTSWEDATRSCGQFDPEIGLSFN; encoded by the exons ATGTCGACTATCCCGGTAAAGCGCGGCCAGGTCTGCGACAACTGCCGATTCCGCAAGGTCAAGTGTGATCGCGGGCTGCCCTGTAAGAACTGTCACATCGGAGACCTCCGTTGCCAGTATCGCCACAGCATTCGGAGGAAAGGCCCAAAGCAGGGTCAAGGGAGACGACAGACGCAGCTGAGACAGGGTCTGGGTATTGATGAGTATCAATTCCAGATACTTACCTCGGAAGCGCCGCCTGGATCTATCAGTAACGCCAATAGTCGCCAAGATCCCTCAATAGACCAACCCGACGCCCGGTCATTCTCATCTCCACCAACAAACATCGACTCTGCTCCAcaaccagagccagaaccGGAATCGGATTCGACAACACCTCCTAATGACGCGACTATCAATACTGGAGACCTCTGCAAACGCATGTCACTATCGCTCGTTGCTCACATACGGCTCTGCCAGAGATTTCTCTACCCCATTATGCCAGTCGTCGACGACGACGTCCTCGCCGATGCAGCCCGACTGGACGACATACCACCTTCCAGATACGCTCTAATCCTTGCAATATGTGCCGCAACAAGAATGCAACTCCGGCTTGACAAGAGGATCGACAACTGTGAGAATGACCTGAATACGCAAATCCCAGCCGAGCCACGTTTGACAGGAGACATGCTCGTCAACTTGGCTGAGACCTCACTCCGCCAATACAGCGTGATAGATGATACGACTCTCGATTCAGTACTCGTCTCCTTCTTCCTATTTGCAAGCTATGGTAATCTCAATGATCCGCGTCACGCCTGGTTCTATCTCAATCAGAGCATCACCCTCGCTCAGTCTCTTGACCTGACAAAAGAGTCTGGCTACTATGGTCTACCCGCTGAACAACGCGAGAAGAGACGACGCGTTTTCTGGCTTCTCTTTGTTACAGAAAG AACCTTTGCACTCCAGCACAGAAGATCCGTCATGCTCCGAAGCACAGTCAACAAGCCCCAAATCGTCGATTCAAATTGCCCCGTAGTGATGCACGATTTTATAAATCACATTCGCCTTTTCGAATCCCTCCCATATTCACTGTACGAATGGCAGCCGGAGGGCGATGATCAGCGCTTCGATGACTTGAAGCTTGTAAATACAATCAACGAGAAGCTCTGCAGTGTGCAGCCAGACCTGTCGATCATAGAGAGTCAACGATTCGATACGCTCATCACTCAACAGTGGTTACGGATATCCATGTGGAGGATTGCATTTGGCCAGAATCCATCGTCGGCGTCTGGCTTCGGACTACTTCTTCCGCCTTCGCTTCCAATGGATGCAggcaagatcatcatgtctgCCTTGGGGTCTGTTGGAACTAAGTCGAAAGACTGCCATGGCATCGGGATG GAACAAAAGCTTTTCGATGTCGGCGTCAGTCTCGCAGATACCGCCCAACTCCCTGGCTGGACCTATTCTGCACTCGAAAATGGCCCTCGGGACTTGCTCTCCGTCGTGATCCATGCTCTATCAGCCGTTCGAGGCGCTCAGTCTCACTTGTTGCCCAATCTTCTCAAGCACTCAGAGACATTATTTGCTCTTGCAGATCCCAGCGCGCATCTCGATCTCCAATGGGATATGCAAGATGCTGGAAATGATGACAGGCCAGCGATTGTTGAGGAACTGTCGCCCGAAGATGAACAGCCCGTGGATCCGTTGGGCTGGGTACCAGATGGTAATCTCGATATGCTGGATTTGAGTACACCTGTTGTGACGACAAGTTGGGAGGATGCCACGAGGTCGTGTGGCCAGTTTGATCCCGAGATCGGACTTTCTTTCAACTGA
- a CDS encoding hypothetical protein (EggNog:ENOG41): protein MAKEIINPSVSHAESYDVEASVAKTVGHDTTDQARLGAQAEHDLPPFEAVRKYPWTVVWCLVVSMCVIMEGYDTNLLSNFYAYPAFAKKYGHWNEETNNYQLSAPWQAGLGNAAGVGSFFGTLLNGYLVTKYGHIKVLIGCFIFIVFFAPDTKVLLVGQILCGFPWGVFATTAPAYASEVLPMSLRVYMTSWTNMCFIIGQLISAGVMAGLVNTPAPWAYRIPFALQWFWPVILVPILCFAPDTPWHLVRLGQHDDALKSLARLRPRATDAELRDALGLIVYTNSLEEQLSVGTSYRDCFKGFELRRTEIAIVVFAGQILSGLNFAYNSTYFFQQIGLDSNTTYHLNVGGNGMALFATLVSWFCVMPYVGRRTAYLYGMFTMATVLFVIGALNTRTENHSIAMTQAVLTLVWTFVFQLSAGQLGWALPAEMGSTRLRQKTICLARNGYAITGIVAGVLQPYFMNPTQWNLRGYTGFIWGSTAFIVFVWGYFRLPETRNRTFEELDILFAKGVSARKFSSYKIDSFEEADSAVYHTEKA from the exons ATGGCCAAAGAGATCATCAACCCTTCGGTTTCACACGCCGAAAGCTACGATGTCGAAGCTTCGGTGGCAAAGACCGTTGGCCACGATACCACCGATCAAGCTCGTCTCGGTGCCCAAGCTGAGCATGACCTCCCTCCTTTCGAAGCCGTTCGCAAGTATCCCTGGACCGTTGTCTGGTGTCTCGTCGTCTCCATGTGCGTCATCATGGAGGGCTACGACACCAACCTCCTCTCCAACTTCTACGCCTATCCCGCCTTTGCCAAGAAGTATGGCCATTGGAACGAAGAGACCAACAACTATCAGCTCTCTGCTCCTTGGCAAGCTGGTCTCGGTAACGCTGCTGGAGTTGGTTCTTTCTTTGGAACTCTTCTCAACGGTTACCTCGTCACCAAGTATGGTCATATCAAGGTCCTCATTGG ctgcttcatcttcatcgtcttcttcgcTCCCGATACCAAGGTCCTCCTCGTTGGACAGATTCTCTGCGGTTTCCCCTGGGGTGTCTTTGCTACGACTGCCCCAGCCTATGCCTCTGAAGTCCTTCCCATGTCGCTTCGAGTGTACATGACCAGCTGGACCAACATGTGTTTCATCATCGGACAGCTCATCTCTGCTGGTGTCATGGCTGGTCTGGTCAACACTCCCGCTCCTTGGGCGTATCGCATTCCCTTTGCGCTTCAGTGGTTTTGGCCTGTTATTCTGGTGCCTATCCTCTGCTTTGCTCCCGACACTCCCTGGCATCTTGTTCGACTTGGCCAACACGACGACGCCCTCAAGAGCCTCGCCCGACTTCGACCTCGTGCTACCGACGCTGAACTCCGCGATGCTCTTGGACTCATTGTCTATACCAATAGCCTAGAAGAGCAGCTTTCCGTCGGCACTTCATACCGCGACTGCTTCAAGGGCTTCGAGCTCCGACGAACCGAGATTGCAATTGTTGTCTTCGCCGGTCAGATTCTTTCTGGTCTCAACTTTGCTTATAACTCGACCTATTTCTTCCAGCAGATCGGCCTCGACTCCAACACTACCTACCATCTCAACGTTGGTGGAAACGGAATGGCTCTCTTTGCTACCTTGGTCTCTTGGTTCTGTGTCATGCCTTACGTTGGAAGACGTACAGCCTATCTTTATGGTATGTTCACCATGGCAACtgtcctcttcgtcatcggCGCCCTAAACACCCGAACCGAGAACCATTCAATTGCCATGACCCAAGCTGTCCTCACCCTCGTTTGGACCTTTGTCTTCCAGCTGTCAGCTGGTCAGCTCGGTTGGGCTCTTCCTGCTGAGATGGGCTCAACCAGACTGCGACAGAAGACCATCTGCCTCGCCCGCAACGGCTATGCCATCACTGGAATTGTCGCTGGTGTTCTTCAACCTTACTTCATGAACCCTACTCAGTGGAATCTTCGAGGCTATACCGGTTTCATCTGGGGAAGCACTGCtttcatcgtcttcgtctgGGGCTACTTCCGTCTCCCTGAGACCCGAAACCGCACCTTTGAGGAGCTCGACATTCTCTTCGCCAAGGGTGTTTCAGCACGTAAGTTCAGCTCCTACAAGATCGACTCTTTTGAGGAGGCCGACAGCGCTGTTTATCATACCGAGAAGGCTTGA
- a CDS encoding hypothetical protein (EggNog:ENOG41) — protein sequence MDVKPTTNLDDYQLAQLGHSQSFKRNFSRWTMLGLAFAILNSWTALAASLSLALPSGGPVAVIWGLVTAGICNLSLAASLAEFLSAQPTSGGQYHWVATIAPKSLKIPLSWITGWINLSGWACLVATNCSLSSTLIINIISLQNPSYEFQRWHQFLIYLGIAFVAFATNAFLHSLLPRINGLALVWSIAGFFIISITVLACAAPDFATADYVFATFINTTGWPDGIAWLLGLLQGGLGLTGFDAVAHMIEEIPNAASEGPKIMLYCQYIGISTGFLFLIVVLFVSGGIKNADTIIGSAAGPLLEIFYLATNSKVGAICLLMFPLLCLVFAAIAVMTTSSRMMFAFARDGGLPASRIWWKVHPKLGVPMNALYLNVVIVVIFGCIYLGSTVAFNAIVASSVVALGLSYGIPIALHLASGRTQLPEGAFKLPNWLGWTTNIIGLVYTIVTTVLFLFPPALPVSGTTMNYCVVAFGVIVVISAVQWVVDGRKNFEGPRITIGEHEMAERDI from the coding sequence ATGGATGTCAAACCTACCACCAACCTCGATGACTACCAACTCGCTCAACTGGGTCATTCGCAGTCCTTCAAGCGCAACTTCAGTCGCTGGACAATGCTGGGCTTAGCCTTTGCTATCCTCAACTCTTGGACTGCACTCGCAGCATCACTTTCACTCGCTCTACCATCAGGCGGACCTGTGGCAGTTATCTGGGGACTAGTTACCGCTGGTATCTGCAATCTCTCGCTTGCTGCAAGTCTAGCCGAGTTTCTATCAGCACAGCCAACTTCTGGTGGACAATATCATTGGGTTGCCACTATTGCCCCAAAGTCTTTGAAGATTCCGCTGTCTTGGATTACGGGTTGGATCAATCTGAGTGGCTGGGCATGTCTGGTTGCGACGAACTGTTCCTTGTCGAgcactctcatcatcaacatcatctcgctCCAAAACCCCAGCTACGAGTTCCAGAGATGGCACCAATTCCTCATCTATCTCGGTATCGCCTTTGTCGCCTTCGCAACCAACGCCTTTCTTCATTCGCTCCTCCCTCGCATCAATGGTCTTGCCCTCGTCTGGAGTATcgctggcttcttcatcatctcaattACAGTGCTCGCGTGCGCTGCGCCCGATTTTGCCACGGCCGACTACGTATTCGCTACCTTTATCAACACAACCGGTTGGCCAGACGGTATCGCCTGGCTCCTTGGACTCTTACAGGGAGGACTTGGACTTACGGGGTTTGATGCCGTTGCTCACATGATCGAAGAAATCCCCAATGCAGCCAGCGAAGGTCCCAAGATTATGCTATACTGTCAGTATATCGGTATCTCAACTGGCTTCCTGTTTCTCATCGTGGTGCTCTTCGTGTCTGGCGGCATCAAGAACGCCGACACCATCATTGGCTCGGCTGCCGGTCCCTTACTTGAGATCTTCTACCTGGCCACCAACAGCAAAGTCGGGGCTATTTGCTTGCTTATGTTTCCTCTTCTGTGCCTGGTATTTGCTGCCATCGCCGTCATGACGACTTCATCGCGGATGATGTTCGCCTTCGCAAGAGATGGCGGACTTCCGGCATCACGAATCTGGTGGAAGGTTCACCCCAAGCTTGGTGTGCCCATGAACGCACTGTATCTCAATGTTGTTATTGTGGTCATATTTGGCTGTATTTACCTCGGTTCTACTGTCGCCTTCAACGCTATCGTCGCATCTTCTGTGGTTGCTCTTGGTCTCAGCTATGGTATTCCTATCGCTCTGCACCTTGCGAGTGGTCGAACTCAATTGCCCGAAGGAGCTTTCAAACTACCCAACTGGCTTGGATGGACAACAAACATAATTGGATTGGTGTATACTATTGTCACCACCGtgctctttcttttccctccAGCGTTACCTGTTAGTGGGACTACGATGAACTATTGTGTTGTTGCGTTTGGTGTCATTGTGGTCATATCGGCCGTTCAGTGGGTTGTGGATGGAAGAAAGAACTTTGAAGGACCTCGAATCACGATAGGCGAACATGAGATGGCAGAAAGAGATATTTAG
- a CDS encoding hypothetical protein (EggNog:ENOG41), which translates to MANINIAYDSLTVFTDFLIFVLPLKSIWGLNMNRGKKIGIIISFCFGFITCFIALARVVFTHGYQWKNLYDEGTVWSLAGVEPVAGIICACLPGLRPLMPKTFKMTSYGTPANPSRFRTTGTTVTDNAKRSTNREPNPFRVLNDDSSVTEFRRTVREVPSRSEISDEYIELEEQRPKAFDT; encoded by the exons AtggccaacatcaacatcgctTATGACAGCTTGACAGTATTTACCGACTTCTTGATCTTTGTACTTCCACTCAAGTCAATCTGGGGTCTGAATATGAATCGCGGCAAAAAGATCGGTATCATTATATCCTTTTGCTTTGGATTTAT cacATGTTTCATTGCTCTTGCTCGTGTTGTCTTCACACATGGCTACCAATGGAAGAATCTCTACGATGAAGGAACCGTGTGGTCCCTTGCAGGCGTCGAGCCAGTGGCAGGGATCATCTGCGCATGTCTCCCTGGCCTGCGACCACTAATGCCCAAGACATTTAAGATGACGTCTTATGGCACTCCGGCCAACCCTAGCAGATTCAGGACTACTGGCACCACAGTGACGGATAATGCTAAGAGGAGTACTAATAGGGAGCCCAACCCATTCAGGGTCCTGAATGACGACAGCTCGGTGACAGAATTCCGACGAACTGTCAGGGAGGTCCCATCGAGATCAGAGATAAGCGATGAGTACATTGAACTTGAAGAGCAGCGGCCCAAGGCTTTTGATACATAG
- a CDS encoding hypothetical protein (EggNog:ENOG41) — protein MSPAAPFSPPSAELPGKPFVPEWVPPPVTQQKEQFAELTSIDLSLLDSDDPAVVQELVNQVKRAIREDGFLFLENYGISLEQLHRQFAIAQYMYNNISEEDKERLLFNPDSGVWSGYKHPFGFKRHRGPPDGIEQFNWYRHDWEDINRVPTCLHPFMHEIESFANYLTGSVNRRLLTLFSRVLELPDDYLWENVQSHGSPTGEGYFRHALFRPVQKTTEEASKGLRMHGHTDFGLTTLLFSVPVSCLQIWGQDEKWYYAPYKPGALVVNIGDTLEIVSGGHFKATRHRVYKPPVDQRSYERLSLVLFNSSVGDLRMTPAAESPLIQREGCVEDQGVYAEFKKRTQQGKLVPTNREWREIQIATCTDPTDTVNNRVGAHQVLIDGKLMHQREYMGVKVVLPV, from the exons ATGTCACCAGCAGCCCCATTTAGTCCCCCTTCAGCCGAATTGCCTGGCAAGCCTTTCGTCCCTGAGTGGGTTCCCCCGCCAGTGACACAGCAAAAGGAGCAATTTGCAGAACTCACGTCTATTGATCTTTCCTTGCTCGACTCGGATGATCCTGCTGTTGTGCAAGAGTTGGTCAACCAAGTCAAGAGAGCTATTCGCGAGGATGGGTTCCTCTTCCTTGAGAACTATGGCATCTCGCTAGAACAA CTTCATCGACAATTTGCTATTGCCCAATACATGTACAACAACATTTCGGAAGAGGACAAAGAACGTCTGCTCTTCAACCCTGACTCTGGTGTCTGGTCTGGCTATAAACATCCGTTTGGCTTCAAG CGTCATCGTGGACCTCCCGATGGCATTGAACAATTCAACTGGTACCGACACGACTGGGAGGACATTAACCGCGTCCCTACCTGCCTCCATCCCTTTATGCATGAGATCGAGTCTTTTGCCAATTACCTCACCGGTTCGGTCAACCGTCGCCTCCTGACTCTTTTCTCCCGCGTTCTCGAGCTCCCAGACGACTACCTTTGGGAAAACGTCCAGTCACACGGCAGCCCAACTGGAGAGGGTTACTTCAGGCATGCGCTCTTCAGACCCGTTCAGAAGACTACAGAAGAGGCTTCTAAAGGCCTTCGCATGCATGGCCATACAGACTTTGGTCTTACCACGCTCCTTTTCTCTGTCCCTGTCTCTTGTCTTCAGATCTGGGGCCAGGACGAGAAGTGGTACTATGCCCCCTACAAGCCGGGTGCCCTCGTCGTCAATATCGGTGATACTCTCGAGATTGTTTCCGGGGGACACTTCAAGGCCACTCGCCACCGTGTCTACAAGCCTCCGGTTGACCAGCGCAGCTACGAGCGTCTCTCATTGGTGCTATTCAACAGCTCAGTCGGTGACTTGCGCATGACACCGGCTGCTG AATCCCCCCTCATTCAACGCGAGGGCTGTGTCGAAGATCAAGGAGTGTACGCAGAGTTCAAGAAGCGTACGCAGCAGGGCAAACTTGTTCCCACCAACCGAGAATGGCGCGAGATCCAGATCGCGACATGTACCGATCCTACCGATACTGTGAACAATAGAGTTGGTGCTCATCAGGTTCTGATTGATGGAAAGCTCATGCACCAACGAGAGTACATGGGAGTCAAGGTCGTTTTGCCTGTTTAA
- a CDS encoding hypothetical protein (EggNog:ENOG41), with amino-acid sequence MSRQLISSEKFPTKPHNCPATKVPGLVFCAGQTATGEIKQATNLKEVLELSGSSLEQVVKYNVYLVDMKDFAAMNEVYIDFLPQPMPSRSCLQALPPGDGTVIEIECIAQA; translated from the exons ATGTCTCGCCAACTTATTTCCAGCGAAAAGTTCCCTACCAAACCCCACAACT GCCCAGCCACCAAAGTACCTGGTTTAGTCTTCTGCGCTGGACAGACTGCTACTGGCGAGATTAAGCAGGCAACA AATCTCAAAGAGGTGCTTGAGCTCTCCGGTTCATCACTCGAGCAGGTTGTCAAGTACAATGTCTACCTGGTTGACATGAAGGACTTTGCTGCTATGAACGAGGTGTACATAGATTTCCTGCCCCAGCCTATGCCTTCGCGCTCGTGCCTTCAGGCGCTTCCTCCTGGAGATGGTACTGTTATTGAGATTGAGTGCATTGCGCAGGCTTAG